From the genome of Spinacia oleracea cultivar Varoflay chromosome 2, BTI_SOV_V1, whole genome shotgun sequence, one region includes:
- the LOC110805996 gene encoding protein FAR1-RELATED SEQUENCE 5-like, whose amino-acid sequence MASFLSKLCSVTDFTSKASIDAILAEINADNSSILSVSMKELSKEVVVVEEASESELMLKEVRSDDEGYEMYKDYAFRKGFNICKGLIRTSRRTDLWSMRRFVCSNAGFKDVKKEILRKYERYLLRSQRDITEEQLKYLSKKVGGSPSLGFITANTYNALAAEKAMKLDGKDCNQLIKYFAQRQASESDFYYDFELDEHECLISLFWRDRRMKQDYEYFGDLLVFDTTYRTNRYDMICAPVVRMNHHCNNVVFGLGFMVNESIASFIWLFESFLRSMGGGIPKTIMTDQAHAIVAAIRDVFPGSRHRLCMWHLGENLKKNIATC is encoded by the exons ATGGCTTCCTTTCTTTCTAAATTATGCTCTGTTACTGATTTTACTAGCAAAGCTTCCATTGATGCTATACTTGCTGAAATTAATGCTGATAATTCTTCAATACTCTCTGTGTCGATGAAGGAAT TGTCAAAAGAAGTAGTAGTGGTTGAAGAAGCATCTGAATCAGAATTAATGTTAAAAGAAGTTAGGAGTGATGATGAAGGTTATGAAATGTATAAAGACTATGCATTTAGGAAGGGTTTCAATATTTGTAAGGGATTAATTAGGACTAGTCGTAGAACTGATTTGTGGAGTATGCGTAGATTTGTTTGCTCCAATGCTGGTTTTAAAGATGTTAAGAAGGAAATATTGAGGAAGTATGAGAG ATACTTGCTTAGGTCTCAAAGAGACATTACAGAGGAGCAACTCAAGTATCTTAGT AAAAAGGTTGGAGGATCTCCTAGTCTAGGGTTTATTACTGCTAATACATACAACGCTTTGGCTGCTGAAAAGGCTATGAAACTTGATGGTAAAGATTGTAATCAGTTAATTAAGTACTTTGCTCAAAGACAAGCTTCTGAGAGTGATTTTTATTACGATTTTGAGTTAGATGAACATGAATGTCTTATTAGTTTATTTTGGAGGGATAGAAGGATGAAACAGGATTATGAGTATTTTGGTGATTTATTGGTGTTTGATACGACATACCGGACAAACCGGTATGATATGATTTGTGCACCAGTTGTTAGAATGAATCATCACTGCAACAATGTTGTTTTTGGTTTGGGGTTCATGGTTAATGAGAGTATTGCTTCCTTTATTTGGTTGTTTGAGTCTTTCTTGCGATCAATGGGTGGCGGAATACCCAAAACTATAATGACAGATCAAGCTCATGCCATCGTTGCTGCTATTAGGGATGTGTTCCCCGGGTCTAGGCATCGTTTGTGCATGTGGCATCTTGGAGAGAATTTAAAGAAGAATATTGCTACCTGTTAG